Proteins encoded together in one Lathyrus oleraceus cultivar Zhongwan6 chromosome 5, CAAS_Psat_ZW6_1.0, whole genome shotgun sequence window:
- the LOC127081675 gene encoding extensin-like produces MYYLDDLHKQGVEFSDFSLDWLPEFPPDFTKRTREPSEKAKQPKREKLGESSGSRPLVPLVGSHGKSVPLPPSVTVKPIASSFPQPSPIYTNSETPLSTSRPSNQPSQKFNLTTTSLPISEAEMLNETTSPSSSSSLESPPYYTLSSDTEPSDPHSPTLAQLQHRALASQQPTQSIPEPEITSLPIENPNTTTSEHPPSKPIHSESLPQNFEIPQTTTSADLQTPTLNLSPPTSPPQASELENTLLTLEEAIKVFLEASVDKVKSRTINFGISDDPSAVRTH; encoded by the coding sequence ATGTACTACTTAGATGATCTGCACAAACAAGGAGTAGAATTCTCAGACTTCTCCCTAGACTGGCTGCCAGAATTTCCTCCAGATTTCACGAAGAGGACACGAGAACCATCTGAGAAGGCAAAGCAGCCGAAGAGAGAAAAGCTGGGAGAATCTTCTGGATCAAGACCTCTAGTACCTCTGGTTGGATCCCATGGTAAGTCTGTACCTCTCCCTCCTTCTGTAACAGTTAAACCTATTGCTTCCTCATTCCCTCAACCTTCGCCCATATACACTAACTCAGAAACTCCTCTCTCAACCTCCAGACCATCTAACCAACCCTCTCAAAAATTCAACCTGACCACCACATCTCTACCTATTTCGgaagcagaaatgctgaatgaaacAACCTCACCCTCCTCCTCATCATCTCTAGAATCACCACCTTACTACACACTTTCATCTGACACTGAACCCTCTGACCCTCACTCCCCAACTCTGGCTCAGCTCCAACATCGTGCTCTAGCCTCTCAACAGCCAACACAATCTATCCCTGAACCAGAAATTACCTCTCTACCCATAGAAAACCCAAACACAACCACATCTGAGCATCCACCATCCAAACCAATTCACTCTGAATCACTACCACAAAACTTTGAAATACCCCAAACAACTACATCCGCTGACCTACAAACTCCCACACTTAACttaagccctcccacttctccacCCCAAGCCTCTGAACTTGAAAACACCCTTCTAACCCTTGAGGAAGCAATAAAGGTGTTTCTagaagcttcagttgacaaggtcaagtctcgGACCATCAACTttggcatcagtgatgatccctccgCTGTAAGGACTCACTAG